The Deinococcus metalli genome has a segment encoding these proteins:
- a CDS encoding C1 family peptidase, whose translation MPKMVEDGEIQVGAQAFTLQVKPDVFDARDLPYRPKIPLLPERLEPDLDALVLTQVGQSCTGHALAAVINTARAAARRTPRRKRVTLSPDEQASPYMLYALARRYDEFPGTADAGSSLRGALKGWFHHGVLSTREWPELQTDLNLDTDDVRRHAAAMPLGAFYRVNPRRLDDMQSAITELNAVAASGTIHAGWQRPAVMQRGARTLHVIDRAVSDAPLGGHAYALVGYNEIGFVVQNSWGAAWGDRGFAVLPYEDWLESAYDAWVARPGVPAAKLYVSGWENDVRAAGGTLVAVPGPELERLSRYVVNLGAGGRLSDSGRFVSTPAQLRDVVEHMQAFHATQQEAHVVLYAHGGLVSERDGLVGAQEHLNWWLNSGVYPITLAWQSGPGETLYSQLASSLGLRLPAGGLGQELVEGFDRMVEGVAGRLIRWLWQEMKANARAAGDATDEAGGTQLLDLLAQAAGSETYRTRPLRVHLVGHSAGSVMVGALLARLAERQLRAESVQFLAPAMTVQEFADVVLPHLGGPAADVERFALFTLTEQDELDDTCSYAGITPYHKSLLYLVARALETPGTETPLLGMAKYHTRPLLPGGQTLADTFQDLGVVCVSRGSATQADALTDARAHGAFDDDKPTMTSVLLRILNQQAVNGRDYTPNAALNPTVSAAGDPVAAPRPAGGPPVAGAAPAPGLAAPPRVGERPLSPPPPPVPSNPQVDEVAAPSSGRVIVDRMLRNGWTPVKEPGDLPPPPRRRRKAPRGT comes from the coding sequence ATGCCGAAGATGGTGGAGGACGGAGAGATCCAGGTGGGCGCGCAGGCCTTCACGTTGCAGGTCAAGCCGGACGTGTTCGACGCCCGCGACCTGCCGTACCGGCCCAAGATCCCGCTGCTGCCCGAGCGGCTGGAGCCGGATCTGGACGCGCTGGTGCTCACACAGGTGGGGCAGTCGTGCACCGGGCACGCGCTGGCCGCCGTGATCAACACTGCCCGCGCAGCCGCCAGGCGAACGCCGCGCCGCAAGCGCGTCACGCTCAGCCCGGATGAACAGGCGAGTCCGTACATGCTGTACGCGCTGGCCCGCCGCTACGACGAGTTCCCGGGCACCGCCGACGCCGGGTCGTCCCTGCGCGGGGCGCTCAAGGGCTGGTTTCACCACGGCGTGCTCAGCACCCGCGAGTGGCCGGAATTGCAGACGGACCTGAACCTCGACACGGACGACGTGCGGCGTCACGCGGCGGCCATGCCGCTGGGCGCGTTCTACCGCGTGAACCCGCGACGACTGGACGACATGCAGTCCGCCATCACGGAGCTGAATGCGGTCGCGGCGTCCGGCACCATCCACGCGGGCTGGCAGCGGCCGGCGGTCATGCAGCGGGGCGCCCGGACGCTGCACGTGATCGACCGCGCGGTGAGCGACGCGCCGCTCGGCGGCCACGCCTACGCCCTGGTCGGCTACAACGAGATCGGCTTCGTGGTGCAGAACTCCTGGGGAGCCGCGTGGGGCGACCGGGGCTTCGCGGTGCTGCCCTACGAGGACTGGCTGGAGAGCGCGTACGACGCGTGGGTCGCGCGGCCCGGCGTGCCCGCCGCGAAGCTGTACGTGAGCGGCTGGGAGAACGACGTGCGGGCGGCGGGCGGCACGCTGGTCGCGGTGCCGGGCCCGGAACTTGAGCGCCTGTCGCGGTACGTGGTGAACCTCGGCGCGGGCGGGCGCCTGAGCGACAGCGGCCGCTTCGTGAGCACGCCCGCACAGCTGCGGGACGTCGTGGAGCACATGCAGGCCTTCCACGCCACGCAGCAGGAGGCACATGTGGTGCTGTACGCGCACGGCGGGCTGGTCAGCGAGCGCGACGGGCTGGTGGGCGCCCAGGAGCACCTGAACTGGTGGCTCAACAGCGGCGTGTATCCCATCACGCTGGCGTGGCAGAGCGGGCCGGGCGAGACGCTGTATTCGCAGCTGGCCAGCAGCCTGGGCCTGCGGCTTCCGGCCGGCGGGCTGGGGCAGGAACTCGTGGAGGGCTTCGACCGCATGGTCGAGGGCGTCGCGGGCCGCCTGATCCGCTGGCTGTGGCAGGAGATGAAGGCCAACGCCCGCGCTGCCGGCGACGCCACCGACGAGGCGGGCGGCACGCAGCTCCTCGATCTGCTCGCGCAGGCGGCGGGCAGCGAGACGTACCGCACCCGGCCGCTGCGCGTGCACCTCGTCGGGCACAGCGCGGGCAGCGTGATGGTCGGCGCACTCCTCGCGCGGCTCGCGGAACGCCAGCTGCGGGCCGAGTCGGTGCAGTTTCTCGCCCCGGCCATGACCGTGCAGGAGTTCGCGGACGTCGTGCTGCCACATCTGGGCGGGCCGGCCGCAGACGTGGAGCGCTTTGCCCTGTTTACCCTGACCGAGCAGGACGAGCTGGACGACACGTGCTCGTACGCGGGCATCACGCCGTACCACAAGTCCCTGCTGTACCTCGTGGCCCGCGCGCTGGAAACGCCGGGCACCGAGACGCCGCTGCTCGGCATGGCGAAGTACCACACGCGGCCCCTGCTGCCGGGCGGACAGACCCTGGCGGACACCTTCCAGGATCTGGGGGTGGTGTGCGTGTCGCGCGGCAGCGCCACCCAGGCGGACGCCCTGACGGATGCCCGCGCGCACGGCGCCTTCGACGACGACAAGCCCACCATGACGTCCGTGCTGCTGCGCATCCTGAACCAGCAGGCGGTGAACGGCCGCGACTACACTCCGAACGCCGCCCTGAACCCAACAGTCTCTGCCGCTGGAGATCCCGTCGCTGCACCCCGGCCCGCGGGCGGCCCACCCGTCGCGGGCGCCGCTCCGGCCCCCGGTCTGGCCGCTCCGCCCCGCGTGGGGGAACGTCCGCTCAGCCCGCCGCCGCCCCCGGTGCCGTCGAACCCTCAGGTGGACGAGGTGGCCGCGCCCAGCTCCGGCCGCGTGATCGTCGACCGCATGCTCCGCAACGGCTGGACGCCGGTGAAGGAGCCCGGCGATTTGCCGCCCCCGCCACGGCGCCGCCGCAAGGCCCCGCGCGGAACATAG
- a CDS encoding PHP-associated domain-containing protein, translating to MRGLQNNVVWRQGVQVMRMDLHCHTAVSHDCRTALRDIPGWMLRTNTRVIAVTDHDQQRGGPELQAIVADMGLADRLSVVPGEEITTSEGELIGLFLHERIPPGLTPEDTVREIKAQGGLVMLQHGFDPLKRYRLRPEATVRIADHIDIVETFNSRLSQHRWNHTADEWARARRLPTCAGSDAHTLRDIGEAWVETPFRTVDSPAALLAALREGTVAGKWTHPVYAYGRKQWRFFNQQFRRD from the coding sequence ATGCGGGGTCTGCAGAACAACGTCGTGTGGCGCCAGGGCGTGCAGGTCATGCGCATGGACCTGCACTGCCACACGGCGGTCAGCCACGACTGCCGCACCGCGCTGCGCGACATCCCCGGGTGGATGCTGCGCACGAACACCCGCGTGATCGCGGTCACGGACCACGACCAGCAGCGCGGCGGCCCGGAACTCCAGGCCATCGTCGCGGACATGGGTCTCGCGGACCGCCTGAGCGTCGTGCCGGGCGAGGAGATCACGACCAGCGAGGGCGAACTCATCGGGCTCTTTTTGCACGAGCGCATCCCGCCGGGGCTCACGCCGGAGGACACCGTGCGCGAGATCAAGGCGCAGGGCGGTCTGGTGATGCTCCAGCACGGCTTCGATCCCCTCAAGCGCTACCGCCTGCGGCCCGAGGCGACCGTGCGGATCGCCGACCACATCGACATCGTGGAGACCTTCAACTCGCGCCTGTCGCAACACCGCTGGAACCACACGGCGGACGAGTGGGCGCGGGCGCGCCGGCTGCCCACGTGTGCCGGCAGCGACGCCCACACCCTGCGCGACATCGGCGAGGCGTGGGTAGAGACGCCCTTCCGCACGGTGGACTCGCCCGCCGCGCTGCTGGCCGCGCTGCGCGAGGGCACGGTCGCCGGCAAGTGGACGCACCCGGTCTACGCCTACGGGCGCAAGCAGTGGCGATTCTTCAACCAGCAGTTCCGCCGCGACTGA
- a CDS encoding diacylglycerol/lipid kinase family protein, producing the protein MTLHDAAPGVAPEPGVVPGGDTLPTTEATLIYNTRAGGSERSSPDHLVEALHQLGYRPVYRATDSEDDLVHALREVEGTVFVAGGDGTIRAATMHLAGREGVILGIIPMGTANNIGRTLGIQGEPLDVIAGYRGAQVQPFDLGRVTAPWGEDVFLEACGCGAFAEVLAEYNPDDGKSPLRAVQALGSALSTFDPAPIQLTLDGTPEPDETPYALLEILNTRATGPRLRLATNADTSDGLLDVIRIDADHRDGMLTYLAALARDDFEALPSVRSDRARVIEIPYHGQAFHVDGEVRAGEQGAVGTVRVECWPGAVQVLVPVAAPAAADTP; encoded by the coding sequence ATGACCCTACACGACGCCGCTCCCGGAGTCGCCCCCGAACCCGGCGTGGTGCCCGGCGGCGACACGCTGCCCACGACCGAGGCGACCCTGATCTACAACACCCGGGCCGGCGGCAGCGAGCGCAGCAGCCCGGACCACCTCGTCGAGGCGCTGCACCAGCTCGGGTACCGCCCGGTGTACCGCGCGACGGACTCCGAGGACGACCTCGTGCACGCGCTGCGCGAGGTGGAGGGCACGGTGTTCGTGGCGGGTGGCGACGGCACCATCCGCGCCGCGACGATGCACCTCGCGGGGCGGGAGGGCGTGATCCTGGGCATCATCCCCATGGGCACCGCGAACAACATCGGGCGCACGCTGGGCATCCAGGGCGAACCGCTGGACGTGATCGCCGGGTACCGGGGCGCGCAGGTGCAGCCCTTCGACCTGGGCCGCGTGACCGCGCCGTGGGGCGAGGACGTCTTTCTGGAGGCCTGCGGCTGCGGGGCCTTCGCGGAGGTGCTCGCGGAGTACAACCCGGACGACGGCAAGAGCCCGCTGCGCGCCGTGCAGGCGCTGGGCAGCGCGCTGTCGACCTTCGACCCGGCGCCGATCCAGCTGACCCTGGACGGCACGCCGGAACCCGACGAGACCCCCTACGCCCTGCTGGAGATCCTGAACACGCGGGCGACCGGCCCCCGGCTGCGGCTGGCGACGAACGCCGACACGTCGGACGGCCTGCTGGACGTGATCCGCATCGACGCCGACCACCGCGACGGCATGCTCACGTACCTGGCGGCCCTGGCCCGCGACGACTTCGAGGCGCTGCCCAGCGTGCGCAGCGACCGCGCGCGCGTCATCGAGATTCCGTACCACGGACAGGCCTTCCACGTGGACGGCGAGGTGCGGGCAGGCGAGCAGGGCGCGGTCGGCACGGTGCGCGTGGAGTGCTGGCCGGGCGCCGTGCAGGTGCTGGTGCCGGTGGCCGCTCCCGCCGCGGCGGACACGCCATGA